In one Mycobacteroides chelonae genomic region, the following are encoded:
- a CDS encoding response regulator, giving the protein MISVFLVDDHEIVRCGVADLIDDEEDLVVVGQAGTVAEAMVRIPATKPDIAVLDIRLPDGNGVELCRDLRALCPELNCLMLTSFTDEQAMLDAIMAGAGGYVIKDIRGMELLSAIRTVGSGRSLLDNRAASALMDRLRAAGEASPIAALTEQEQTLLELIGEGLTNRQISGRMFLSEKTIKNYVSRLLAKLGVERRTQAAVLATKLAERRISAERFSRH; this is encoded by the coding sequence ATGATCAGCGTGTTCTTGGTCGATGACCACGAGATCGTGCGATGCGGTGTGGCCGATCTCATCGACGATGAAGAGGACCTGGTTGTGGTGGGGCAGGCCGGAACGGTGGCCGAAGCGATGGTGCGGATTCCTGCCACCAAACCCGATATCGCCGTACTCGACATCCGATTACCGGACGGCAACGGGGTCGAACTATGCCGAGATCTCCGCGCGCTTTGCCCCGAGCTGAACTGTCTGATGCTGACATCATTTACCGACGAGCAGGCGATGCTGGATGCCATCATGGCTGGCGCCGGGGGATACGTCATCAAAGACATCAGAGGCATGGAGCTGCTGTCCGCGATACGCACTGTGGGCTCAGGCCGATCACTTCTCGATAACCGAGCAGCATCAGCCTTGATGGACCGACTACGCGCTGCCGGCGAGGCATCACCGATCGCCGCGCTCACAGAGCAGGAGCAGACGCTGCTGGAACTGATCGGTGAGGGCCTCACCAACCGGCAGATTTCCGGGAGGATGTTCCTTTCGGAAAAGACGATCAAGAATTACGTGTCGAGATTGCTTGCCAAGCTCGGTGTGGAACGACGCACTCAAGCCGCGGTGCTTGCGACCAAACTCGCCGAACGACGCATCTCTGCGGAACGTTTCTCAAGGCATTAA